The genomic window TCAATTCTGTGATCCACCTAACAACATTACCATGAACGACATTGCCTTTCTAAATCTTCGATCTTGATTGGTTTAGGTCAAAGCCTTGAATCTTTCTTAACTATTTACAACTCACCTCTTTTGCAATAGGAAAAGAATCTAGTATCCTTTAgtgttctttcattattattacttattttcatGTAAAGCTTAACTACAATACATATATTCTCTTGCAGTAGAGAACCCCTTAAAAAGGCATGAAAATTGCATCTTAAATTAGTTCAGCCAACATTTAAAACTCATGTCTTCCACTATGAAGAATTACCTGCTTATACCAAGTTACCAACCCTTTTTTAAGGATAGCTTAAATATTTAGGCTATATCTTAAGACTTCGTACcatttgaaaattgaaattcaaGGTTTGCATGTAATAAAGATCCTAAATCATTACAGTAGTATGTTAATATCCTATAGCTTAGCACAAGCGTTGAACTCGTTCAGCATTTTATCTTCGTAACCTTCTCTTATCTCCAATAATGAAATTAGAATCTCATAGTCAGAAGAGTTTGACTATGAGAAGCAGAACTCCTGAAACAGAAACCAGAATAACGGGAAAACGGGAGAACAAGACATCTAAATTATGAGTAACCTCGGCGTATAATAAAGTGCAACTAACATTTATACAACCAGTTTGGTTTCAACTATTATAAAAATGACTTGGGCTAAACGAAAGTTCATATACAAAGGTGTGTCACGCAAGAAACGGAAGTCCCTACCAGttgctatatatatatagcatagaAATAGAGTTTCAAAAGTGACTGTATATaggaaaaagaacacttacaatttcctttttcatttgctCAATGGTATTCtccaatttagaaatatgctgaCTTAGAGCCTACAAATAGCATGATGTAAGACATAAAAGCAATATGGAACAATTGTTATGAAGCATAACAATAATATCAGAATGTAAGAGATCAAACCTCATGGCGTTGCATTGCAACTGAGCGCTTCAATGCCTTTGCCTTTGTTAGAAGGTTTCTTGGCCTTATGCTAATGGGTCGACGGTAATTTTTTCCACGATAGTAGATAAGAGCATATCCTTTGGGGACCCTTTCTATTGCCACCAGTATCCCACCACTTTCAAACTCCAATAACCTTGCTGAATCTTCAACAAATGCAAGGACCTTTTGTTTGGATATTAGCTTCACAAGTTCTCGGTGCTTCCAATGCAGATGCATATTTTCAATAACACCATCGAAAACACCACGAACACCTAGTACATTATTATACAAACCGTCAGCATTTTAATTCTAGATTCAAATTTCAATCACCAAATGAAAGGATCACACACCAAGAGGTAAGTATGGTTTCATTCTTAAACCAACTCTGCGAAACATAACCCGTTCCTCATCGGTGATTGTTTCTTGGTCATAATCAGGAGCAGCAGGGATCATAGAGGCTTCTATTTTAGCTAGTAGTCTCTCTGCTCTAAGCTTTTTGGCTTGGGCCTGTTTGCATATTCAAGCATGCAATAAAAGTCaataaccaaataaataaaatatctaaaaacATATTGTGAACTGGTAGCAGGTACAAACATGGAAAAGTTTATATCATACAGCAACTACCTAGATGCACTAAACAGGAAACTGATGACCTTCAAAAATAAATAGCAAACTAAGGACCAAAAATAGCAGCCTGTTTCAGATCTTCAGAAAAGTAACTAAATCAAGCATATTTGACATACGAGATAATAGCAGTAGCCTTTCCAAGAAGCTAGACATGCTTATACAAAGAAGCTTGTATGGTTAATTTTCCAATGGTTACTAACAATAAACCAATAACAGATTCAAAATTGCATATTCTTTGCAagatttttcatttcaaccaacAGGGTATAGATATTATACTTACAATAGCTAATTTATGTTCAACGCGTTTTACAAGTTTAGCGTGCTTAGCTTTGGAAGCTTCTTCAATCATCTTTTCCCGTTCTTCAGCAGATATATCTCTTCCCCAGCGGGCTTGAGCCTCATAAAACTCAGCCAAAGTACCAGCTGGTGCCTGTCCTTTGTCTTCACCTGATTGAGCTGGCTCAACTGCTTTGATCCGGAGTTTCTCTTCAGCATCTTGTATCTGTTTTGTCAAATCTTGTCTTTCTGCCAGAGCAGCTGCAACATTTGTTGGAAGGAAATCTTTTCCGCGGTATATGACAATAAAATACTTGTTTCTAAGCAGCAAGACACCTCCAGTTAAGTTCTGCAAAATTGTTAGTACGCATGAGAAGTATATTCTTCTGTCTCTTTTGAAAGTGCCGCATATCTTAAATGATGAAGAGTCCAAAGAAAGACAAAAAAATCTCATACACCAGTAAAAAAGATCACTTCAGTATGAATCAGGAATATGAATATGCAATTGCAACAAGGCAGAAGAATATGATCATGCAAAACACAAGATATAAGTTGTAAAAGAACATACCTTTAGCTCCTCAGCCATAAGCTTGTTATTTGTATTCTGAATACCTCGTTTTACAGCAATCTTTGCAACGAGGCTTTTCTCCCAAAGTTTAATTATTGCTGCTGCCAATCCCTGGTGGTTTCTATTCCTCCCTAGAAGAATATTTAAATAGTGAAACTCTGTataatgtcaccaacagaaaagGTAAAGTAAGAGAAAGCATGGAAAAAAGGTGAACATACCCAGGGCAAAATGACAAGGAAGTGATTTAGCAATTTTCCGTAAATTTGTCATCTCTGCATTGGTAAGCCGTGGTCTCATTCCAGCAGGAAGAAGCCTGAAAGGTGTTTTATAACCAGGTATCTTTGGAGGAAGTAAATCAGCATCAACTGGAAGTATTCCTGTACCCCACCACTCAACAAATCGAGGTCCTAGACCATCTAGTAGGCTGTTATACTCAGCTTCCTCCTCAGTCATGCTTTCACTACGTTCTGGCTTCACCACAACCTTATCAGATTTTTCTGAGGTTGAACCTGATCCTGTTTCACTTTCCCTTTTGCCAGCAGAAGAAACATCTGGGATAAAAAGAGCTTCTCCTTCTCCAGATTGGGATTTAGAAGGACCTTCGTAGTTACTCCCACGATAGACCACCATAACACTTCCAGATCTCCATATAACTAATCCTCCTGTACGACGCTGACCATCAATTCAAGCCGTGAATATTATATGTTGTAATAAGTGCTCAGAAGTTAGAAACAGACACCAGATTAAAGCACGGAAGCAAGGAATTATAGAATTTGGCGACACACATCCTAGTTACTTCAAAACCTACCCAAAAAAACAAACAATCCGATCTACCACTCAACTTAAAAC from Gossypium hirsutum isolate 1008001.06 chromosome D12, Gossypium_hirsutum_v2.1, whole genome shotgun sequence includes these protein-coding regions:
- the LOC107931019 gene encoding CRM-domain containing factor CFM3, chloroplastic/mitochondrial, which codes for MAITTTRLTEMPLRTPLPFSSNSYSSSLNLFFSLPKPSFRFFTTSSSLRSGTNPGSISNRYSHPWYHRLSTGASSSSSSLQAWSSPSEKVIQSDGNGKADSETRYLNKGQSAIDRIVLRLRNLGLGSDDEDEEDDGTDDYNSTPVTGEERLGDLLKREWVRPDTRLIEKEKEEAVLPWEREEAVVEVVVKEGGLLKKRTVKAPTLAELTIEDEELRRLRRMGMHLRERINVPKAGITKVVLEKIHDKWRKEELVRLKFHEFLAVDMRTAHEIVERRTGGLVIWRSGSVMVVYRGSNYEGPSKSQSGEGEALFIPDVSSAGKRESETGSGSTSEKSDKVVVKPERSESMTEEEAEYNSLLDGLGPRFVEWWGTGILPVDADLLPPKIPGYKTPFRLLPAGMRPRLTNAEMTNLRKIAKSLPCHFALGRNRNHQGLAAAIIKLWEKSLVAKIAVKRGIQNTNNKLMAEELKNLTGGVLLLRNKYFIVIYRGKDFLPTNVAAALAERQDLTKQIQDAEEKLRIKAVEPAQSGEDKGQAPAGTLAEFYEAQARWGRDISAEEREKMIEEASKAKHAKLVKRVEHKLAIAQAKKLRAERLLAKIEASMIPAAPDYDQETITDEERVMFRRVGLRMKPYLPLGVRGVFDGVIENMHLHWKHRELVKLISKQKVLAFVEDSARLLEFESGGILVAIERVPKGYALIYYRGKNYRRPISIRPRNLLTKAKALKRSVAMQRHEALSQHISKLENTIEQMKKEIGASEDGGDDNNRSSGEHGQFDDDNNRGSGEHDQFDPISELTESEDEEKIAPDTDDEYKNEFDDYEDDSEFVDDHNEDDSEFVDDDDEDEADNSEWEDEESLQSNIKKSDLHRHC